One genomic segment of Stegostoma tigrinum isolate sSteTig4 chromosome 21, sSteTig4.hap1, whole genome shotgun sequence includes these proteins:
- the prelp gene encoding prolargin: MTHFGYILSICLILTTVVHCQRRQPKTKPPKPPKPPKPPKLPKAPKTPKPGKVIVIEPTEPSHVTTLPPPLPPGPASVYPDCPRECNCPPDYPNALYCDSRNLRMVPIIPPRIHYLYLQNNFIDGLPERAFRNATELKWINLDNNRISSQKVDKEVFNILNKLLFLYMDRNKLSVVPANLPSSLEQLRLSRNQISKIPAGSFSKMENLTLLDLHHNKLSDSMFNKNTFKGLKSLMQLNLAHNSLKKMPPTIPQDVFQLFLDKNQIKEIPGDYFKNLHHLAFLRLNFNQLTDQGIPNGLFNLSTLLDLHLSNNKLNSIPTFNTKLEHLHLSHNNIGKINGTEICPCPIDNIALHAHDLDVIPRLRYLRLDGNALAPPIPMEIRMCFRLLQAIVV; this comes from the exons ATGACCCATTTTGGATACATACTCTCCATTTGTCTTATTCTGACCACAGTGGTCCATTGCCAACGTCGTCAACCGAAAACCAAACCTCCCAAGCCTCCAAAGCCTCCAAAGCCTCCCAAGCTTCCCAAGGCTCCAAAAACTCCAAAGCCTGGAAAAGTGATTGTCATTGAGCCTACAGAGCCAAGTCATGTTAcaacacttccaccacctctACCCCCAGGTCCAGCATCTGTGTACCCCGACTGCCCAAGAGAATGTAACTGCCCCCCTGACTATCCTAATGCACTTTATTGTGACAGCCGCAATCTAAGAATGGTCCCCATCATTCCACCTAGGATCCATTATCTCTATCTCCAAAATAATTTCATTGATGGTCTTCCAGAACGGGCTTTCAGGAATGCAACAGAACTCAAATGGATCAATTTGGACAACAACAGGATTTCGAGCCAAAAGGTTGATAAGGAGGTTTTCAACATTCTGAATAAACTTCTTTTCTTGTACATGGATAGAAATAAATTAAGTGTAGTTCCCGCAAATCTTCCATCCAGTCTGGAGCAACTTCGACTATCTAGGAATCAAATCTCCAAAATCCCAGCTGGCAGCTTCAGCAAGATGGAAAATCTCACTTTACTTGACCTCCACCACAATAAGCTATCTGATAGTATGTTCAATAAGAATACGTTCAAAGGTCTCAAAAGCCTAATGCAGCTCAACTTGGCTCACAATTCCTTGAAGAAGATGCCTCCAACCATACCTCAGGATGTCTTCCAACTCTTCTTGGATAAAAATCAAATCAAGGAAATACCTGGCGACTATTTCAAGAATTTACACCATTTGGCATTTTTAAGGCTGAATTTTAACCAGTTGACAGACCAAGGTATTCCCAATGGTCTTTTTAATCTATCAACTCTCCTAGATCTCCACCTGTCCAACAACAAACTCAATTCAATACCAACCTTTAATACAAAGCTGGAACACCTGCATCTCAGCCACAACAATATTGGAA AAATCAATGGAACTGAAATCTGCCCATGTCCCATCGATAACATTGCTTTACATGCCCATGATCTGGATGTGATACCACGCCTTCGATATCTACGATTGGATGGGAATGCGCTGGCGCCCCCGATACCAATGGAAATAAGGATGTGTTTCAGACTCCTGCAGGCAATAGTGGTTTGA